The genomic DNA CCGACGCCGGCGGCGCTCAACTCCGCCGTTTCGAAGGCTTCGACAAGTCCGACTGGCAAAGCGTGATCTCCGAGGCCGCGCACCTCGCCGGCGGCCCGGAGCTCCGTATCGACTGGAGCGCGTACCCGCAGTCGCGCCCCGGATGCGGCTCGAAGTCGGTCGAGCCCGGCGTGGCCGAGCGGCTCGCCGCCGAAGCCTCGGGCTCGCCTCTGCGCGCGCGGCAGATCGAGCTTGGCGCCGAGGAAGACCCGTTCGAATTCATGTTCGAGCGCGGACTCACCGACGGTCTGCCCGTGATCCCGCCCACGCCCGAGCGTGTGATGCGGATGCTCGCAGGGACGCGGCGCGATTCTCAGGAAGTGATCGCGACCGTGCCGCCGAACCTCGCGCCGCTCACGATCGAGAAGGTCGCGGCCAACGCGGTGATGGCCGGATGCCGGCCCGAGTATCTGCCGGTCGTGATCGCGGTGCTCGAAGCGGTCTGCACCGATGAGTTCAATATTCACGGCGTGATGGCGACGACGGCCGGCGCCACGCCGACGATCGTCGTCAACGGCCCGATCCGCCATCGGCTCGGGATGAACATGAAAATCGGCGTGCTCGGCTCGGGCAATCGCGCCAACGCGACGATCGGGCGCGCGGTCAAGCTCGCGTTGCGCAATGTCGGCGGTGCGCGCCCGGGCGAGATCGAACGCACGGCGCTTGGCGGCCCGGGCAAGTACACCGCCTGCTATCCCGAATGGGAGGAGCGGAGCCCGTGGGAGCCGCTCCACGTCGAGCGCGGGTTTCGCCGCGAGGACAGCGTGGTCACGGTCTTCGGACTAGAGCCGGCGCCGCGGCTGATTGTCGATCAGCTCTCGCGCACCGCCCACGCCCTTGCCGGGAGCCTCGGCATGGCGCTCGAGAGCTGCTGGCATCCCAAGCTCCACGCCTACGGCGAAATCCTGCTGGTCATCTCGCCCGAGCACGCCGACACCATCGCGCGCGACGGCTGGAGCAAGGCGCAGGTGCGCAATCGGATCCAGGAGGCGAGCGCGCGGCCGATCCGCGAGCTTTTGCCCGGCATCGACGCGGGCGAAGGGATGGCGCTCAGGCATTTCGGGCTCGCCAATCCGACTGCCGAACAGCTCGAACAGCGGATCCCCAAGTTCCGCAAGGCCGAGAATATCAATATCATGGTGGCCGGCGGCGAAGCGGGAAAGTTTTCGAGCGTGTTCGGAGGATGGTTCAGCGGACCGATGGGCTCGATCAGCGTGAGCCGGAAAATCGAGGAGGTGCCATGACTCGAATCGTTGACCCGACCGACGAACGCGCACCGCTAAGCCGCACGCTCGCGCAGCGTCCGCGGGAGTTGCGCGGCGTGGCGGCGCTGCTCGATATCGCCAAGCCGCGCGGTGACGTCCTGCTCGACCGGATCGAGCAGCGGCTCGCCGAGCGCGCGCCCGGCATTACGCTTAAGCGCTATCGCAAACCGACTTTCGCCAAGCCGGCGCCCGACGACTTGCGCCGCAGGATCGCCGAGGAGAGCGACTTCGTCATCGAAGCGCTCGCCGATTGAGGGTCGTGTACAACGTGCAGTGTGCACGACTCCGTCTGGTTTGAAGTGAACGGCAAGCCTTCGGTGGTGGTGGCGTCGTCGACGTTCGTCGATGCGGCCGAGGCGCAGGCGCGCGCGCTCGGATTGCCGGAGGTCCGGCGCATCTTCGTGCCACATCCGATCCAGGACGCGACCGACGATGAAATGCGGGCCAAGGCCGACGCGATCGTCGAGGGGCTGATCGAGGCGCTGACGAGCTAGCGCGGCGCGGCGGCGAGAGGAGGGCGCGGGCATTGCACGGCGCCCGGGTAGGATCCGAAGATGGCGAGGAGCAAGCCGCAGCTATTCGATACGGCCGATCCCGAATCAAACCTGCCGCCGGCGCTGGAGGCCGAGTGGTCGTCGGAAGGCGGGCTCCCGCCGGCGCCCAATCTGCGCCCGTTGCTTGCCCCGCGGCCTCATCGAATCATCGTCAAGGCGGTCAACTGGCTCGGCGACCTCGTGATGAGCGGGCCGGCTCTGCACGCGATTCACGACGCGTTTCCCGGCGCGCATCTCGCCGTGCTCGTGCGCAGCGAGCTTGCCAGCTTCTTCGACGGCGCGATGTGGGTCAACGAGGTTATTCGGTATCGGGTGCGCGGCGGCTTGACCGGGCTTGGCGACCAGCTTTCGATAATCAGGCGGATTCGCGCCGGGCACTTCGATCTCGCGGTGGTTTTTCCCAACAGCTTCCGCTCGGCGATGTGGATGGCGATGGCCGGAGTGCTGCGGCGCGCCGGCTATGCGGGCGACCGCCGCAGCTTCATGCTGACCCACAAGGTCGCGCCGCGCGCCGAGGTCGAGAACGCACACCAGGTCCATCACTGGCTCACGATGGTCGCTGAGACGATTGGCGCGAAGGGCGACGCCGAGGCCTACCATCTCGACGTCAACCAGCAGAGCCGCGAGCGGATACGCGCGTGGCTCGCCAACCGCCGCTTGCGCCCGGAGCGCCGGTTGATCGCGCTTGCGCCCGTGGCGGCCTACGGGCCGGCCAAGGAATGGCCGGTTGAGCGCTACGCCGCGCTGATCGATCTTTTGGCTGAGCGGCATGGCGCGGAATGCGTGCTGGTCGGCGGGATCGACGATCGCACCCGGTGCCTGGAGATCGCGCAGCGGTGCAAAAACGCCGTGCTCGTCGCCGCCGCCGAGACGACCGTGGGCGAACTTATCGCGCTGCTCTCACTGTGCCACGGCTTTGTCGGCAACGACTCCGGATGCATGCATCTGGCGGGCGCTTTGGGCGTGCCGAGCGTGGCGATCTTCGGCTCGACTAATCCGCGGCGCACCGGCCCGCTGGGCGCGCATTGCACCGTCATCTATCGCGGGCTCGAGTGCAGTCCTTGTCTGGAGCGCACCTGCCGGTTCGGACACTACAACTGCCTGCGCGACATCGCTGCCGAGGAAGCCGCCGGGGCGCTCGAGGCGTACGAGATTTTCGCCTGACCCCATCGCCGCTTGCGATGATCCGAGCAAGCATCGGCCGAAAAAACCCGCTACGCTTGGTTCGCCCGCTCGACTCTGCCTGGCAAGGGGCGGCGATGGGAGCTGAGCTATGAAACTTAAGGAACTCGCGTCGAGGCTGGGGCTCGCCCTGCGCGGCAACGGCGAGGCCGAAATAGTGTCGCCGGCGCCGCTGGAAGCCGCCGCACCGGGGACGATCATTTTCGTCGCCGCACCCAAGTATCTCGACGCGTTGCGCACCACCGCCGCCTCCTGTGCAATCGTGCCCGCGGAACTGGCTGACGCCGCCCCATGCGCCGTGCTTCTGAGCGACAGTCCCTATTCCGACTTTGCCCGTGTGCTGGAGATTTTTTTTCCCCCGTACCGGCCCACCTCGGGAATCGATCCGACGGCACGCGTCGCATCCGGCGCGAAGCTGGGCGAAGGCGCCTCGGTGGGGGCCTACTCGGTGATCGGCCCCGACGTGACGATTGGCCGCGACGCCGTCATTCACCCGCACGTCACGATCTACCCGGGGGTGCGCGCCGGAGACGGTCTGGTTTGCCACAGCGGCGCCTCGATCCGCGAGAATGTGACGATCGGCAATCGGGTGACGATTCTCAACGGCGCGGTAATCGGTGCCGAGGGGTTCGGCTTCGTCGAGCACGCGGGCGGCCTGGTGCGGATTCCACAGGTCGGCTCGGTGTCGATCGAAGACGACGTCGAGATCGGTGCGCTCACGACGATCGATCGTGCGACGATGGGCGCTACCGTGATTCGCCGCGGGGCCAAGCTCGACAACCACGTGCACATCGGCCACAACTGCGAGGTCGGCGAGTATTCGCGCTTCTCCGCACAGGTCGGCCTCTCGGGCTCGGTCAAGATCGGACGCTGGTGCCAGTTCGGCGGACAGGTTGGCGTGGCCGACCATGCGCGGATCGGCGACCGCGTACGCGTGGTCGCGCAGTCGGGAATCCCGCACGATCTTCCCGATGAAGCCACGGTCGGCGGCACGCCGGCCGTCGACGTGCGCATCTGGCGGCGGATGGCCGCGATTGTCCCGCGGCTTCCGGCAGCGATGCGCCGGCTGCGCGCGATCGAGGAGCGCCTGGGGTTGCGCGCAACGCATGAGGAGCAACGAGAAAATTGAGCAGCGTGGTTCGGCGAGGATGGGAGGTACAATGAAAGGCCGCGAACGCATCGATGGCAAAAGCGGCAGCGCCGGATGGACGCCGATAGCGATCGCAGCCGCTGCGATCCTCGCGGCGGCTGTATGCGCGGGATGCCTCTACACGATCTTTCCCGCCATGGCCGGGCCCAGCACCACCTATCCGCAGTCCGCCGATAGCCAGCCCTCGGCTGCGCCGGCGCCGGGATCGCAGCCCTCGAGTCAGAGCGCGCCGAGCACGGCGCAGGGCGCCGCGCGTCCGTAGTATCCGCAGCGAAACCATTGGAGCGAAGAGCGTGAATACCCCGGTCGGTGGCGGCTCGAAGCTGGCTGCGGCGGCTATGCTGGTCGCGCTGCTCGCGATGAGCGCCGCGTGCGAGGGAGGCCTGTGGCTTGCGGTCCCGAGCCTGGCGTACCAGAGCTACAAGTACGAATCAGGCGATCACCAGGAGAGCCAGGACCGGCAGCATCAAAACACGCAGCCGCCGGCCGACGACCAAGTCGAGTAGCGCGCCTGGAAGTCGGGCAGTGGGCCTTAAGGGTCAGTTACAGGCGCAAAGGTTGCACGCGGTCTGGCCGGTCAACGACGGCGAATTCTCGAGCTGACTGGAGGGTGAAGTCGATGCTGCGGTACCGGGCGGCTGCGCGGGATTCGCGGATGAGCCCGAGGGAGCGGTACCCGGCGATTCGTTGTTCGCCGTGCTGTTAAGTCCGGGGGATTGCCCCGGCTGAATAAACGGCGATTGCGCCCCGCGCGTGAGATAGCTGAAGCAGGCTCCAGAGGCCGCCGAGCGCGCTGCGCTATAGTTCGACGCGCTGACGAAGCCCGACCATTGCGTGGCTGACCCGGTAGTGAAGCAGGAGCAGTTGAACAGTCGCGGGCCAGGAGTCGGCTGCGGAGTTGGAATCGCGACCGGCGTCTGCAGCGGCGTCGCCACGGCGGCCGGAACAGCGACCAGGACCGACGGCGCACCGGGCAGGACCGGCACCGAAGGCTGCGTGAGCGGGGGCGGCCCGGGGGGCGGCGGGGGCAGTTGCGCGCGCGCGGCGCCGCCAACCGAGGTCAGCATAAGCAGTGTTGCGATTGCAACGCGAGCGGCCGGACAAATTCCTCTCAAAATTGTCATCCCGGAAACAATTTCATCCCGAAAAACAAGTTCTCATCCCACAAGCCGCGGCATGTCGCGCGCGCACCCGCGCGTCCCTGCGGCGATGGAGCGCGCCGCTATGATCCGGAAGCGGGGGTTGCGTTGCAAGCGCCCCGCGTTTGGGCAAAAGTGCCCTGTGTATTCATTTCGCTCGACGGAATTGATTTACGAAACGCACCTGCCTGCGGTTTCGTCTTTGGATGAAGTTTTTCTCGAGTGAAGTCCTTTCAGGGAGGTTCCGGACGCTTATGTCGCGCAAGATATTTTCCGTCATGATCCTGATGCTGCCGGCGCTGGCGCGCCAGGCCTCGCCGCTGCTCGCGCAGACCCCGCCGATGCCGGCCGCGATGCCGACCGCGGCGGCTTCGGGACTTGCCGTCGGCGTGCCCAAGCTGCCGCCGATCGCGACCCCGCGCAACCAGCAGGTCATCCCGGTGCCGGCGCCGTTGGCGCCCGATCTGGTCGCGCCGTCAAGCCAGACCGCGCCCTTCGAGCACGGCGCGTCCGTGCTTTCGCTGCCCGCGACCCTAAGCGGCCAGATGTCGCCGACCGAGCAGGTGGCGCCCGAGAGCATCATCAGCCAGTCCTTCCTGCGCACGCGCGACGACACGGTGCGGGGGCTTTCGCTCAAGGAGGCGATTTATATCGGACTCGAGAACAATCCCAACATCAAGGTCGCCGAACTCGATCCGCTGGCCAGCCAGGAGTCGGTCAAGATCGCCAACGGCGCGTTCGATCCGTCGCTCACGGGCGAGGGCGACACAATGAAGAGCGTGGTGCCGGTCAGTTCGCCGTTCCAGGTGACGGGCAGCCGCGCGTTCACCAACAAGCTGTACGACTGGAACTTCGGGCTTAACAAGGTATCGGCGCTGACCAACGGCACCATGGGACTGACGTTCGACAACGAGCGCGCGTACTCCAATTCGAGCTTCTCATCGATCAATCCGTCCTACGTTCCGCAACTCGCATTGTCGGTCTCGCAGCCGCTTTTGCGCAACTTCGGCTGGAACTTTGCCACCCTTGACGTACGCATCGCCGAGTCCTCGCAAAAGGAATCGCAGTGGAACATGCTCCAGAACGTCGAGGACTTCGTGCTCCGCATCGGCGCTGACTACTGGAACGTCGTGCTCGCGGAGGAGAACCTGCAGGTGGCCGAGTACGCGCTCAGGCTGAACAGCGATCTCGTGCGCCAGAACCGGATTTCGCTCCAGGTCGGCACGCTCGCTCCGATCGATCTGCAGGAGGCGCAATCGGCCGAGGCCACCTCGGCGGCCAACGTTTACACCGCGCAGGCGGCGCAGCGGGCCGCGCGCGCGGCGCTGCGCCAGGACGTGATGATGAATCCGGCATCGACCTTCGTGCCGCAGGAGATCGAGCCCACCGACAAGCCCAACCCGGCGCACGAGCCGAGCCCCAATGAAGAGGTCGCGCTGGAGACCGCCATCCAGTATCGGCCATCGCTCGAGGGGATGCGCGAAGCGATCCGCGGCGCGCTGATGCAGGTGAAGTTTTCGGAAAACCAGACCCTACCCCAGCTCAACCTGGGCGCGCAGTTCGGGCTCAACTCGACCGCCGGAACCTCGCATTGCATCCGCAACTTCAGCAATCTGCTCGGCGGCAACTGCGCGGCGACGCCGCTCGTCCCGGGTTCCGGGACCAAGCTGCCCTTCGGCGGAATCTACGGCGACGCGCTCAATCGGCTCTTCGGCTTCAGCTTTTACAACTACGCGGCGGTGCTGAACTTCGCCTATCCGATCGACAACGCCGCCCCGCGCGCCGTGCTAGCGCAGACCCGCGTCCAGTACGAATCGCTCAGGATGCAGTACCGCGCGGCGATCTCGACCGCGGTGGTGGCGGTGCAGACGGCGCTCGCCAATCTGGTGGCGGACCAGAAGCGTGTGCAGGCGACCCGCGAAGCGACCTACTACGCGGCGGAGGCGCTGCACGACGAGGAGATCAGGTTCAAGGTCGGGATGGCGACGACGCACGACCTGCTGCAGTTCCAGGAACAGTTGATCGCGGCGCAGGGCAACCAGGTGCAGGCCGAGGTCGATCTCGAGGACGCTCGGCTTGCGCTCGAACACGAGCAGGGTACGCTGCTGCGCGCCTTTCAAATCGACTTCAAGCTCCAGGACCCGCATCGTTCGCCCTGGTACTCGAAGTTCTAACCCCGGCGAGGAGACCGACGATGGAAAAGAAATTCATCAATCCCGGCGCGATTCACACGCCCCACGGTTATACCCATGTCGTCGAGGTGCGTGACGGCCGCCTGCTGTTCGTTTCGGGCCAGGTGGCGATCGACAAGGACGGCCAGATCGTCGGCAAGGGCGATTTGAAGGCGCAGGCGCGCAAGGCCGCGGAGAACCTGGTCGCGGCGCTCGAGGGCGCCGGCGCCTCGCTCGCCGACGTGATCAAGATGAACACCTACGTCGTCAACTACAAGCAGGACGACTATCGCGCGATTAACGACATGCGGCGCGAATTTTTTCCCAAGGAGAATCCGCCCGCGTCCACGCTTATCGGCGTGGCGGCGCTGGCGGTGGATGGTTTGCTGGTCGAGATCGAGGCGGTGGCCGCATTGCCTTAGCCACGCGCGCCTTGCCGGGGAAAGCGTGGCTCACGCGCTCGAGGTCGAGAGCGTCGCCAGGGAATGGAGGTCACTCCTCGGCCGGGCGATAGACTATCTCCAGCCGCTCGAGGAAATTCGCGAGTTCGCGGGCGAGCCGCGCGGCCTCCTCGAAATCCTGCTGCTTGCCCGCCTGTTCGAGACCGCGGCCGATGTCGGTTACCGCGTCGAGTCCGTAGCTTCCGCCTTCGCCTTTCAGCTTGTGGCCGAGCGTGGCGATCGCTTGAGCGTCGCGACGCTCGGCCGCGGCCAGCAGCGCGCGGGCATCTTCACTCTTGCGGTTGAGAAAGCCCGGAACCAGGTCGCTCAAATCCTGATCGACCTGAACTACAATACGTTCCGCGCAGGCCGCGGGAGCGTCCTCCGCGCTCTTGCCGGCCGCCAGTGCGGGGGACGGCGCTTCCTGCGCCGCCGGCTCGACGGTGTCGCGGATGGCCTTTAGCAAGGTCGAGCGCTTTACCGGCTTGGTCACATGGGCGTCGCACCCCATCTTCAAACTCCTTCGCAGGGCTTCTTCATGAGCGAAAGCGGTAAGCGCGATAATCGGCGTGGGCCGGCGGCGGTCTCCCTGCTCGAGCGGCGAATCGCGGCCACCGCTTCATAGCCGTCCATCACCGGCGTCTGGAGATCCATCAGAATAGCGTCGTAATGGCCGGCTGCGAACTTCTGCACCGCGACCTCGCCGTTCTCGGCATGGTCGAGCAGGTAGGGCGTATCTTTCAGATAGCCCTGAATTACGAGGCGATTATCGGCCGAGTCTTCCGCCAGCAGAATTCTGAGCGGCCTGTCGATCACGGCCGCTGCGCGAGGTGGGGGCGCCTGCTGAATGAAGGTGTCACGCGGCGCGGAATGGCCGGCGGCCGCATGGGCGCCGTTGCTGTAGGCATGGCCGCCGGCTCCGACGCTGCACGCCGCGGCGAGCGTCGCCCAAAGCTGCGCACGCCGCACGGGCTTGAGCAGGTAGCGGCAACGCGGGCCTTGCTCGAAACCACCCGCACGCAGCCGTTCGAGCTGTGCATTGAGGTTATTCGCCGCAAGCATCAGCACCAAAGCTTCGCCGGGCGCAGGCGCCGCACCAAGGATATGCCGTGCGAGCGCGCCTTCGCCGGCCTCCAGCGCGCGATGGTCGGCGACGATCGCGTCATAGGGCCGTCCCTCGCCTCGCGCACGCTCGACCTGGCCTAGCGCGGCGCCGCCGTCTGTGGCCACCTCTACCTCGGCGCCGGTGTGGGCCAGCAATTCGGCTACGATGGCGCGGCTCGTTGACGAGTCGTCGACCAGCAGCAGGCGCTTGCCCTCAAGGCGCGCGATGGATGCCGAAATCGCCGAGGCCTTCGCAGGCGTGCCGGGTTGAAGCGCGAGCGCGATGGTGAAACTGAAAGCGCTGCCCGCGCCCGGCCGGCTTTCGACCGCGATGCTTCCGTTCATCAACTCGACCAGGCGTTTTACGATCGCGAGGCCAAGGCCGCTGCCGCCGCACCTGTGGCCGATCGTCGAATCCGTCTGGGTAAAGCTCAAGAAGATCGCTTCCTGCCGATCCGCCGGAATTCCGATACCCGTGTCGCGGACGACGAAGCGCAGCCTCGCACGTCTGACCGTCGCGGCCGGGCCGGGAGCGGCGGCCGCGCCTTCGGCGTCCGCCTGCGCGTCCTCGGCCGCCTCGATGGTCAAGGTCACTTCGCCGCGTGCGGTAAATTTGATCGCGTTGCCGAGCAGGTTTATCAGGATTTGCCGCAGACGCAGCGGATCGCCGACGACCGCCGTGGGAAGCGCGCAAGGAATGCGCAGCGCCAGTTCGAGACCCTTCTCATGCGCCTGCGGCGCCATCGTTTCCGTCGCGCCTTCGGCCAGTTCGGCCAGGTCGAAATCAGAGTACTCGAGGCTGAGCCGTCCGCTCTCGACCTTGGAGAGGTCGAGGATGCCGTCTATCAGGTTGAGCAACGAGGCGCTGTTGTTGCGCATGGTTTCGAGATAGAGGCGCTGTTCGCCGGTGAGCGGGGTTTCCCACAGCAGATCGGCCATCCCGAAGACCGCGTTCATCGGCGTGCGAATCTCGTGCGACATCATCGAGAGTAATTGAGACTTTGCCGCCGAACCTGCCAGCGCCGCTTCGCGCGCGGCAATCAACTCGCGCTCGGTCTGTTTGAGCGCGCTGATGTCACGTACGAAGGAAACCACGCACGGTTCGCCGCCCAGTTCAACCGTAACCGCGGAAACGAGCGACGGTATAATCCTTCCGTCTCGAGTCCGGCACAGCGAGTCGAAATTCCTAATCCGCCCCTCCCGCCCGATCTTTTCAGTGAAGGCCGCGAGCTGCTGCTGATCGGCCCAGATTCCAAGCTCCTCCGCCGTTTTTCTCCGCGCCTCCTCCCGCGTATAGCCGAACATCTCGAAGCCGTTGTTGACGTCGATATAGCGACCGTCGCGCAGGCGCTTGATCGTGATCGCGTCGAGGCCGGCGTCGAAAATTCGGCGCAGGCTCTCTTCGCCCTGGCGGAGCTGGCGCCGTGCTGTTTCGCGCTCGGCGATTTCGCTGCGCAGCCGGGCCTGGCTCGCCTCGAGCTCGCGCCGCTCGGCCGAAAGCGCCTCGCGCGCGGCGCGTAATTCGCGCTCGGTGCGTTTGATCTCGGTCACGTCGCGCGTCGCCGCGACGATGCAGGTCTCGCCGCCGAGGTTGATGAGTGAAGCGGAGACCAGGTGATCGGTCAGGCGTCCGTCCTTCATCCGCAAAGTGCATTCCAGGCTGCGCACGCGTCCCTCGGTCTTGAGCAGCCGTAACAGGCGCTGGAGCTGCTCGGGGTCGTGCCACAGGACCAATTCCATCGGGCTGTGCCCGAGCGCCTCGTCGCGCGTGTAACCGGTCAGGTCGGAAAAGGCCTGGTTGACGTCGAGATAGCGGCCGTCTTTGAGACGGATAAGGGTGATACTGTCGCCCGTAGCCTCGAGCACCTTGCGCAGCCTCTCCTCGCTGGCAACGACCTGGCTGCGGCTGAGCTCCAGCTCGCGCAGCTCAACGGTCAGTGCTTCTCGCGCCGCGGACAGTTCGCGTTCCGCTCGCTTACGCGTAGAGATGTCGTGCCCGATCGAGATTACGCATTCCCCGCCGGCGATCTCGACCATCGTCGCGGAAACGAGGCTCGGCACTATTCGGCCATCCCTGTTACGCAGATCGGCCTCGAAATTGCGCACCCTGCCGTGCGCGCGCAGCTCACGCACAAAGTCGCGCAGCTGCGGGCGGGACCAGCGGCCCAGCTTGAGAGGGGAAACGCCGAGGACTTCTTCCCGCGTATAGCCGGTCTTGAGGAATTCGCGGTTGACCTCCAGCGTGGCGCCGTCGGACATGCGCGTGATCGCCATGCTGTCGGTGAGGGTGTCGAAGACCTTGCGCAGCACCGCTTCGCTATCGCGCAGGCTTCGCTCAGCTCGCTCGCGCCCGGCCATAATCGACGTGCGCTGGGCGAGCGCATCGGCCAGCTCCCTATGGCTCCTGCGCGAACGGTCCATCCACTGGGACACTTCCGCGCGGTACCGCTCGCGCGTCGCAAGGACGAAGTGACCGAGTGCGATCCCCAGCGCGACACCGAAATATCGATAAGCGCTCTGTCTGTCGAACGGCGCGTGCATCAATTCCGGCATCACTGCCGTCGCCAATGCGACCACGCTCAACCCCGCCTGCCAGCGAGCGGACCACTCAAGTAGCGCACCCGTACCGATCAGAGTGAAGGTGAGAGTGATGGTAAGCGGTACGAGGTCGCCCGTGAGGAGGCGCAACTTGAGGGTCAGTGCGTGAATCGCGATCAGGTTTGCCAGGCAGACCAGCCGCCAGTGGCGTTCGAACCATCGTAAATACGTGAGCGCGAATACGCAGAGGGTTAACCCAACAGCGGCGGCGTGCAGCACGGCGTCCGCGAGCTTCAGCGGCGGAGGAATGAAAAAATCGGCGACGAGATAGAGAATCTCGAAACCGGCCAATAATAGCGCGCCGGTTCGCAGCAGCTGCAGGTTCCAACCCGGGACCGCTGTTTCGAGTTCGTTAAATCCGGGAGGCGGCTTGCGCGCGTCCGATGTCTGCTCCGCAGCCGGAGCGGACATCGCGGACGCCCACTTATCAGCAGAAGTTCCCACGTCAATGCTGGAATCGGCCGGCGCTCGTTTCCTGACCGCCATTGACGATGCTCCGTTGCTCCTGCCTATCGATACATCGAGGCGCAAGAGCCGCCGTATAGTAGCAATTCGCAGTAACAAGCGCGACGGTCCCGTTTCGCAGCCTAATCCGTGCAAAGGATATTCCCGTGCAAAATAACGCCAACTGGCGAAAGGGACGGCTTCGATCGTTACAGGACCGAGAACTATGCCTCGGAAATGATACATCGAGCGGCAGTCACCGTCTCGAGAAAGACGCAAACTCTGGAAGTTGCCAACGTCGCGCAATTTCTCAAGCACGATCGGCGCCGCGGGCGAGAAACCACGAGGAACCAGTATTCAGCAGGCAGCGAGTGCACGCGTAAAGTCTTCGATCAGATCTTCGGTAGCCTCGAGACCCACCGAGAACCGGATCAATCCTTCCGCGATTCCCGCGCGTGCGCGTTCCTGCGGCGTCATCCCGGAGTGCGACGTCGTTGCCGGCCGCGTGATCAGGCTTTCGACGCCGCCCAGGCTCGGCGCCGAGATCGGCAGCGTCACGTGGTCGATAAACCGTTCCGCGGCAGCCACGCCGCCTTCGAGCTCGAAGCTCAGCATCCCACCGAAACCGTCGAGCAGCTCACGGGCGCGCGGATGGTCGGGGCTGCTCTCGAGTCCCGGGTACTTGACCCGCCGCACCTTCGGATGAGCCTCAAAGAAGCGCGCGATCTTGAGCGCGCTCTCGTTCTGATAACGCACTCGCACCGCAAGCGTTTTCATCCCGCGATGAAGGAGGAAGCAGGCGTGCGGATCGAGAACGCCGCCCAGATGGTTGAGCTTGTGCGAGACCTTTTCGACCAACTCCGCGCGTCCGATAACCGCGCCGGCCACGATGTCGGAGTGGCCGTTTAAGTACTTGGTGCAGCTGTGCAAGGACAGGTCGAAGCCGACCTCCGCCGGGCGGAAATTGACCGGGCTTGCGAAGGTGTTGTCGATGATCGACACGAGGCCGTGGGCCGCGGCGAACTCGACCACCGCGCGCAGGTTCGCCACACCCATCAGCGGGTTGGAAACCGTCTCGACATAGATCGCGCGCGTGCGCCCAGTGAGCTGTTCGCGCCACGACGCCGGGTCGCCGGCGTCGATGAAGTCGGCGCCAATCTGAAGCGCAGGCAGGTCGGCCGTCAGCAGGTCGTGAGTGCCGCCGTACAGACAATCCTGGGCGAGCAGACGGTCGCCCGCGCCGAGCAGCGCGAGCAATGTGGCGGAAATCGCCGCCATCCCGCTTCCCGTCACCAGCGCCGCCTCTGCATTTTCGAGCGCCGCCAGCTTGCGATGCAGCACGTCGTGATTCGGCGTGTTGCTCAGCCGGATGTAGCGGAGGTCGTGGTAATTCTGCTCGCCGCGATAGGCAAAGGTCGCGGACTGGAAAATCGGCATAGCGACCGCGCCGCCGATGAGCGGGTCGGGCTCGCCGGCGTGAATCAGTTTGGTTTCGATTGCCCGGATAACCTTCGACATGGCGCACCTCGGCGGGCGGCAGCTCGATACAACCGCGGTCCGGAAAAGATCCGCCGCTTTGGACGAGCTGAAGCGGGAATTTTTGCTCTTTTAGCATCATGGATGGTGATTTCACACTGCTCCGGCCGTCGCCTTTCGTGCCGCTTCGCGCGCGGCTAAGCTTAAGGTTCCAAACGCGGCTGCGCGGGCATGAAGGAGCAGGGAGCGCAACGAAATTGAAGGCGATCGTTATCGGCGGCGGTATCATCGGATGCTCGGTGGCCTGGCGGCTCGCGGCCGAAGGC from Candidatus Binataceae bacterium includes the following:
- a CDS encoding UGSC family (seleno)protein, translated to MTRIVDPTDERAPLSRTLAQRPRELRGVAALLDIAKPRGDVLLDRIEQRLAERAPGITLKRYRKPTFAKPAPDDLRRRIAEESDFVIEALADUGSCTTCSVHDSVWFEVNGKPSVVVASSTFVDAAEAQARALGLPEVRRIFVPHPIQDATDDEMRAKADAIVEGLIEALTS
- a CDS encoding redoxin domain-containing protein, whose amino-acid sequence is MPESLPSFSRVDQHGWTFSFPDHPALLCFVKEDCPTCGMTMPLIEAAAVAFQGELDVLAIGQDAAGNARLLERHKLNVPMIDDSDLKLSYAFNVEIVPTVVLADAGGAQLRRFEGFDKSDWQSVISEAAHLAGGPELRIDWSAYPQSRPGCGSKSVEPGVAERLAAEASGSPLRARQIELGAEEDPFEFMFERGLTDGLPVIPPTPERVMRMLAGTRRDSQEVIATVPPNLAPLTIEKVAANAVMAGCRPEYLPVVIAVLEAVCTDEFNIHGVMATTAGATPTIVVNGPIRHRLGMNMKIGVLGSGNRANATIGRAVKLALRNVGGARPGEIERTALGGPGKYTACYPEWEERSPWEPLHVERGFRREDSVVTVFGLEPAPRLIVDQLSRTAHALAGSLGMALESCWHPKLHAYGEILLVISPEHADTIARDGWSKAQVRNRIQEASARPIRELLPGIDAGEGMALRHFGLANPTAEQLEQRIPKFRKAENINIMVAGGEAGKFSSVFGGWFSGPMGSISVSRKIEEVP
- the lpxD gene encoding UDP-3-O-(3-hydroxymyristoyl)glucosamine N-acyltransferase, producing the protein MKLKELASRLGLALRGNGEAEIVSPAPLEAAAPGTIIFVAAPKYLDALRTTAASCAIVPAELADAAPCAVLLSDSPYSDFARVLEIFFPPYRPTSGIDPTARVASGAKLGEGASVGAYSVIGPDVTIGRDAVIHPHVTIYPGVRAGDGLVCHSGASIRENVTIGNRVTILNGAVIGAEGFGFVEHAGGLVRIPQVGSVSIEDDVEIGALTTIDRATMGATVIRRGAKLDNHVHIGHNCEVGEYSRFSAQVGLSGSVKIGRWCQFGGQVGVADHARIGDRVRVVAQSGIPHDLPDEATVGGTPAVDVRIWRRMAAIVPRLPAAMRRLRAIEERLGLRATHEEQREN
- the waaF gene encoding lipopolysaccharide heptosyltransferase II — its product is MARSKPQLFDTADPESNLPPALEAEWSSEGGLPPAPNLRPLLAPRPHRIIVKAVNWLGDLVMSGPALHAIHDAFPGAHLAVLVRSELASFFDGAMWVNEVIRYRVRGGLTGLGDQLSIIRRIRAGHFDLAVVFPNSFRSAMWMAMAGVLRRAGYAGDRRSFMLTHKVAPRAEVENAHQVHHWLTMVAETIGAKGDAEAYHLDVNQQSRERIRAWLANRRLRPERRLIALAPVAAYGPAKEWPVERYAALIDLLAERHGAECVLVGGIDDRTRCLEIAQRCKNAVLVAAAETTVGELIALLSLCHGFVGNDSGCMHLAGALGVPSVAIFGSTNPRRTGPLGAHCTVIYRGLECSPCLERTCRFGHYNCLRDIAAEEAAGALEAYEIFA